The genomic window AAGTTTTACTGATAAATCAAGTATGGATACAGAGGATAATTCGGAATTAGAACTCATTTCTCTATTAAATGCTCAACAAAGAGCACTCGAAATCCTCACAAATTTGTTTTGCGACAGTGGTGAGTATGAAGAGGCTAGTGAAGAAGGAGAAGATGAGGATGAACAAGATATGACTTCAAATGATAGCCAAATGGATGATAAGGAGGGATTATCTTCATCCATCCCTCCTTTCATTGTGGAAGCCATTCAATCACATAATTTAGTTCATAAACTATTGCAAAAAGCTATTTTACCACCCATGGAAATTGTTCATCAATTAAGAGAGTCGATCCAGGGAAAGGATCTGCTACGATCCATACGATCCCTTCGGAGCAAGTCCttcctttgttttaataatattctaatTTCAAGTTCCATTCAGTTAAAAGAACTTATTGAAGGTGGGAGCAGCGATGATCGTTTGTTTGAGATATGGACTGAGTTAGGAACCCTCTGCTTTGGAGAGagtcaagaaaatgatataTCTGTGCTTGAGTCAGCAATCTCTGCACTCAGAGCACTCACACAACGACTCTGCGAAATTAGGTGCaaaaatttttcttcaattacttttcaggaattaaatatgaTGCTGGAGTTGACCAAGATATCTGGCTCAGAAGTTAGGATTAATGTGGTACATATTGTTGGAAATTTGGGAGCATTGAACCTTGGGGATGACGTTACAAAAGGACTAGCAAACTTCTTATTGGAAACAGCTCATAGGGATAGTGATGTTGGTGTTTGTGCTGAGGCACTAGATAAAATACTTGACTTATTTGCTGAGGATGAAACAGATCAATTGGCTGTCGAAGTGTCTTTAATCCCTAGACTCAAAGGACTTTCCAATGGATTCAAGGTTAAATCCGGGCGTATGCCAAAAGAAGATCAAAAATATCCACTCGTTCATACGGCTAAATTAAATCTTAGTAgattcataaaatacaaatccAAAAGACCACttgtatttaaatcattatcaagctaattatttaataaaataaatgttacatACGTCGCAATAAACCTATTTCATATACTTTTTcacttatttattgaataacgagccaatttttgtattatcaatttaatattgatatacaCAAATAGATATATCAATGTATTAGATACCTAATGAGTATCAATTTGTGACGATTTCaagattgaatataattatttgatttacaatTAGTTGACTAAGATCATCACTGGTGCTAAAATGACTAACTGAGATTTAGTTGTGTTTCTCAGTATTACGAGGTTTCTCATTAtacttgaaaatacaaattaatctGTAATTATAGTTCACCGggtattttttagtattccgTGTCTATATGAATCGTTTGTGTtcgttaaatattattaattaggtaagtattaaagaaaaaattgggaAACAAATCATTCAAAATTGCTAAGAACGAACATATTTGATGGTTGGcctctcaaaaattttatatagaggctataattttaaaaaaaccttgctTTCATAATGATCAacagcattattatttaaaaataaataagattagtATTCATTTCTGTATTTGAATTTtcctaattatgtatataatatcaaatgaatatatattacagaTATAATGACTTAAagcatttaattcaaattaaaaaggctattaaatactaattataagaAACATTTGGCACTCCTGTGTCAGCTGTTGAACGGATCTCCAATTTCTTATTTGTCTCCTCTCTCTCTTCCTTTCTTTCCTTCCAACGCTTCCGGTCACGATGGTAAGTCtctgaattttgttttataatatatattaattaattactgatCGATTTATCTATGATTGCAGCCATTCAAGAGATTCGTAGAAATAGGCCGTGTGGCTGTAGTGACTCAAGGTCCTTTCACCGGACAAGTAGCAACGATTATCAACGTTGTTGACCAAAACAGAGTTCTCCTTGAGGGCCCTGGTGTACCTCGGCATGCGTACCGCATCAAGAATCTTCACTTGACCAAGCTTGCCACTAAGTTCCCCTTCAATGCTCGTTCCAAGGTCGTGAAGAGTGCCTGGGAAGCAGATAAAATCTCCGAGAAGTGGGCTGAATGCGGATGGTCTAAGCGCATGGAGAATCGTGTTAAGCGCGTTAACCTTAACGACTTTGATCGTTTCAAATTGGCCAAGGCTAAGTCCGTGAGGAACAAGATCGTTGCTCGTGCCTTCaacattaagaagaagaagttgACCAAAACTggaaagttataaattaatatcttgcgtttctcataaataaaaaaacatccttGAAACTCTGTGACTTTATTTGTTATCTTTTATTCCTTTGGGGTTGATATTTTGGTTTTGGGTGCTTAGttacttaattatatgtattaagtCGTGATGGTAAATTATACTGCAAAAATAAACAACGTATATGGTTTCAATGTTTCCTTTAATACCTTGTTACTCTGTACTTCCATAAAGGTTAACCTAAAGTGTAGGTTAAGAAGAGTTCACTGATTACTAAT from Lepeophtheirus salmonis chromosome 1, UVic_Lsal_1.4, whole genome shotgun sequence includes these protein-coding regions:
- the LOC121130793 gene encoding HEAT repeat-containing protein 3 → MGKVKRNKNAQRQNPMNEITPESEEVVFVQERDENTFIENVIAKLKSVKDQERENGCDNLCIAADHHVSSIIETGLLRILGPLLADPNHNVRRAAVGALKNLSLSSEDPTEIVQELMRADVLTPLLALFDKLSEEMDDEETFIQAINLLWNLCESSSTALDRAFENFKLLELFLNYLDKSPRVRIPILQCILTVSEDNPKVVTYLEEKKEHIRELIVKESSPLEERILACGIILNIMSSECDENELKIILGIISLVLDQDHRLLISEFSKRLSLKNEELEGKSSFTDKSSMDTEDNSELELISLLNAQQRALEILTNLFCDSGEYEEASEEGEDEDEQDMTSNDSQMDDKEGLSSSIPPFIVEAIQSHNLVHKLLQKAILPPMEIVHQLRESIQGKDLLRSIRSLRSKSFLCFNNILISSSIQLKELIEGGSSDDRLFEIWTELGTLCFGESQENDISVLESAISALRALTQRLCEIRCKNFSSITFQELNMMLELTKISGSEVRINVVHIVGNLGALNLGDDVTKGLANFLLETAHRDSDVGVCAEALDKILDLFAEDETDQLAVEVSLIPRLKGLSNGFKVKSGRMPKEDQKYPLVHTAKLNLSRFIKYKSKRPLVFKSLSS
- the RpL14 gene encoding large ribosomal subunit protein eL14 codes for the protein MPFKRFVEIGRVAVVTQGPFTGQVATIINVVDQNRVLLEGPGVPRHAYRIKNLHLTKLATKFPFNARSKVVKSAWEADKISEKWAECGWSKRMENRVKRVNLNDFDRFKLAKAKSVRNKIVARAFNIKKKKLTKTGKL